A single region of the Buteo buteo chromosome 18, bButBut1.hap1.1, whole genome shotgun sequence genome encodes:
- the ANGPTL5 gene encoding angiopoietin-related protein 5 gives MNCFRVTSLICLEIFLFSLGETVISNVKPCSSKGTRNVGAVEEPLKAEEKNKSADISKQKEQCLIPCDVQAKILRGEKHYMCRNLQNSLVEYARSTKKLVRNMMDDQQSSLDYLSNQVNELMNRLLLLNAEVLRKHLDPLPYKTVQSHGLDCTDIKDTVGSVSKTPTGLYIIHPEGSNYAFEVLCDMDFQGGGWTVIQKRTDGIIPFQRTWSEYLDGFGDLSGEFWLGLRKIFHIVNQKATSFSLYVDLESENDKHAYASYDGFWIEDEACSFKIHLGRYSGNAGDAFRGYRKEDNQNSMPFSTFDVDNDGCRPMCTIKEQPVKSCSNFSDNTGWWFNQCGLANLNGVHRYTGRFLATGIHWDTWTMNNKPVKIKSASMKIRRTYDPYFH, from the exons GGCACAAGGAATGTTGGAGCTGTGGAGGAACCACTcaaggcagaagagaaaaataaatctgcagatatttcaaaacaaaaagaacaatgCCTTATACCATGTGATGTTCAAGCTAAAATTTTACGAGGGGAAAAACATTACATGTGCA gaaatttacAGAACTCTCTTGTTGAATATGCAAGAAGTACAAAAAAACTGGTAAGAAACATGATGGATGATCAACAGTCTTCTTTGGATTACCTTTCTAATCag GTAAATGAACTCATGAACAGACTTCTTCTTTTGAATGCAGAAGTTTTGAGAAAGCATCTGGATCCACTTCCTTACAAAACAGTTCAATCTCATG GGTTGGATTGCACTGATATTAAAGATACCGTTGGTTCAGTTTCAAAAACTCCAACTGGTCTGTATATTATCCATCCAGAAGGATCAAACTATGCTTTTGAG GTTTTGTGTGACATGGATTTTCAAGGAGGTGGATGGACTGTCATTCAGAAAAGAACTGATGGAATCATTCCATTTCAGAGAACATGGTCTGAGTATCTGGATGGATTTGGTGACCTTTCtg GGGAATTTTGGCTTGGACTGAGGAAGATTTTTCACATAGTAAATCAAAAAGCCACTAGTTTCAGTCTTTATGTGGATTTGGAATCAGAAAATGATAAGCATGCCTATGCATCATACGATGGATTTTGGATAGAAGATGAAGCATGTTCTTTTAAGATCCATTTGGGGCGTTATTCCGGAAATGCTG GTGATGCATTTAGAGGATATAGAAAAGAAGATAACCAGAATTCAATGCCGTTCAGCACATTTGATGTTGATAATGACGGATGCAGACCTATGTGCACTATTAAAGAACAGCCTGTAAAGAGCTGCAGTAACTTCAGTGATAACACTGGATGGTGGTTCAATCAGTGTGGCCTTGCAAATCTTAATGGTGTTCATCGCTACACAGGTAGATTTCTTGCAACTGGGATTCACTGGGACACATGGACAATGAACAATAAACCAGTCAAAATTAAATCAGCTTCAATGAAAATTCGGAGAACATATGATCCATATTTCCATTAA